DNA from Synechococcus sp. CBW1108:
CGATCGGGAGCAGCGGCTGGTGGGGATCGTCACCGTGGACGACGTGATCGACGTGATCGAGCAGGAGGCCACCCGCGACCTCTACGCCGCCGGCGCCGTGCAGGCCGGCGACGAAGACGATTACTTCCAGAGCAACCTGTTCACCGTGGCCCGCCGCCGGGTGGTGTGGCTGCTGGTGCTGCTGGTCGCCAACAGCGGCACCTCGGCCGTGATCGCCTCCCAGGAGTTGGTGCTCAAGCAGGTGGTGGTGCTGGCGGCCTTCATCCCCCTGTTGATCGGCACCGGTGGCAACGTCGGTGCCCAGAGCTCCACCGTGGTGATCCGCGGCCTGAGCACCCAGCGGCTCCAGGCGATGGGGGCCTGGCGGGCGATCTGGCGAGAAGCGGTGGCCGGGGCGCTGCTGGGCCTGCTGATGGTGCTGGCGGTGGTGCCCTGGGCCGCCTATGTGGCCGGCAGCTGGGGCGTGGCCACGGCCGCCGGCCTCAGCCTGGTGGTGATCACCACCCTGGCCGCCACTGCCGGAGCCGCCCTGCCCCTGCTGTTTGATCGCCTGGGCCTGGATCCGGCCCTGATGTCGGCCCCGTTCATCGCCACCATCACGGATGTGGCCGGGGTGTTCATCTACCTGCAGCTCGCCTCCTGGCTGCTGCTGCGGGTGGCGTCTCCAGCCTGACCCGAGTTTTCTGAGAGACGTTCACACTTCTTTAGGTTAGGCTTTACACATCTTCAAAGCCGTGTCGCCGTGGTCGTCGCTACCGCCGCCCCTGCCGCTGCCCCTACGGGCAGCGCCTCCGCGGACAAACCCGCCCGGTCCATGCCCCAGGTCGATGGCGATCTGGTGCGCAGCTACCTGCGTGACATCGGCCGGGTGCCGCTGCTGAGCCACGAGCAGGAGATCACCCTGGGCCGCCAGGTGCAGGAGTTGGTCGCCCTCGAGGAAATGGAACTGGAGCTGGAAAGCCGCCTGGGCGCCAAGCCCAGCCAGGCCGAGCTGGCCCAGGCAGCCGGCCTGAGTGCACCCCTGCTCAAGAAGCGTCTGCAGGCGGGCCGCCGGGCTAAGGAGCGGATGGTGGCGGCCAACCTGCGGCTGGTGGTGAGCGTGGCCAAGAAGTACACCCGCCGCAACATGGAGCTGCTGGATCTGATCCAGGAGGGCACGATCGGCCTGGTGCGGGGCGTCGAGAAGTTTGATCCCACCCGGGGCTACAAGTTTTCAACCTATGCCTACTGGTGGATTCGCCAGGGCATCACCCGGGCGATTGCCGAGAAGAGCCGCACGATTCGGCTGCCGATCCACATCACCGAAACCCTCAACAAGCTCAAGAAGGGCCAGCGGGAGCTGAGCCAGCTGCTGGGTCGCACCCCAACGGTGACCGAGCTGGCAGAAGCGGTGGAGCTGCCGGAGGAGGAGGTCAAAGACCTGCTCTGCCGGGCACGCCAGCCGGTGAGCCTGGAGACCAAGGTGGGCGACGGCGATGACACCGAATTGATCGACCTGCTGGCAGGCGATGGCGAACTGCCCGAGGAGCGGGTGGATGGGGAGTGCCTCAAGGGCGACCTGCGGGCCCTGCTGGAGCAGCTGCCGGAACTGCAGGGCCGCGTTCTGAAGATGCGCTACGGCATCCCCTGCGCCGACAATCCCGAGGGCGGCGAGCCCATGAGCCTCACCGGCATTGGCCGCATCCTCGGCATCAGCCGCGACCGGGTGCGCAACCTGGAGCGCGACGGCCTAGCTGGCCTGCGCCGGATCAGCGACGCCGTGGAGGCCTACGTAGCCGGCTGAGGCCGCCAGCAGGCAGTAGGCCAGCGACATGGCCCCTGGGTCCGGATGGCCCAGGCTGCGCTGGCCATGGGGGCGGGCCCGCCCCCGCTGCGGCAGCAGATCCGCGGTGGCGGTGGCTGCCGCCAGGCTGGTGTTTGCGGCGTTCTGCAGGGCCTGAGCTAGATCCAGGCCCTCATCCAGGTCGGCCCGGAGCTGCAGGCAGAAGGGCTGGAGGGCGTCGAGCATGGTTTTGTCGCCCGGTGCCGCCTGGCCCAGGTCGATCACGGCCTGCAGGGCGGCCCCAAAGGCTGCGGCTACGTCGTTGGGCCCGATCTCCGTCGCCTGGGCTAGGGATTGGCCCGCCGCCAGCAGGGCACCGCCCCACAGGGCTCCGGAGGTGCCGCCACCGTGGTCTGACCAGGCCTCGCCCGCTTCCATCAGCGCCTCCCCGGGGCCGCACCCGCGCCCGCAGGCGCCGATGGCGCTCTCCCGGGCTCCTCGAATGCCCCGCAGCATCCCCAGGCCATGGTCCCCATCGCCCGCCACGGCATCGAGGCCCCCGAGTTCCTCGACCCGCTCTTGCAGTTCCTCCTCCACGGCTTTGAACCGCGCCAGCAGCGCCTCCTGCTCGGGCGTCAGGGGGGCGGGCTGTGTAGGGGGCTCAGAGGGGAGTTCCGGCTCGGGCCGTTGGGTCGCCGGCTGCTGGGGGCCATCCGACTCGGCGGCCAGCTGGCCGCGCCGGTAGGCGGCGCTGTCGGCGGCGGCGTTCCAGAAGCCTTCAAGCTCCCCATCCAGCCAGAAGAAGCTGAGCGAAACCCCGGCCATGTCGAGGCTGGTGACCAGTTCGCCGCATTCACAGTCGGCCATCACCACACCCCTGCCTTGCAGCTCCCGGTTCACCGCCCCGAAGAGCACGAACAGCTCTTCGTACTTGAAGCAGCCCAGCCCGTTCACCAGCACCACCAGCCGTTGCTGGTCTTCGGGCACATCCGCCGGCCGTTCGGCCAGCAGCCGCTCCACAAGCAGTGCCGCCAGGGGGCCGGCCTCGGTGAGGGGCCCCTCGCTCAGGCCGGGCTCGCCGTGGAGCCCCATGCCGATGGCCATGCGGCCGCTGGGGACCTCAAACAACGGCTGGTCCGCTCCCGGCAGGGTGCAGCCACTGAAGGCCACGCCCAGCGAGCGGGTGCGCCCGTTGGCCTTGCGGGCGAGCCGTTCCACCTCATCGAGGGGCAGGCCGGCTTCGGCGGCGGCGCCGGCCACCTTGTACACCGCCAGGCCACCGGCGATGCCGCGCCGCAACTCCTGCTGGTCGATGGGGGCACTGGCGATGTCATCGGTGACGGTCACGATGCGCACGTCGATCCCCTGGCGGCGCAGTCGCTCAGCTCCGAGCGTGAAGTGCAGCACATCTCCGGCGTAGTTGCCGAAGGTCAGCAGCAGGCCCGCGCCGCGCTCCACGGCCGATCCCACCCGCACCACCTGGCCGGCCGAGGGCGAGGCAAAGATGTTGCCGCACACGGCCCCGGCGGCCAGGCCCCGGCCCACCAGGCCGGCAAAGGCCGGATAGTGGCCGGAGCCGCCGCCCACCACCACGCCCACCTGGTCGCTGGGAATCGGGGCCAGCCTCATCACCCCGCCATCGATGCGGCGCACATGCCTGGGGTAGGCCGCCGCGAAGCCGTCGATGGCCTCGCTGGCGAAGTTGGCGGGATCGGTCGGTAGGTAGCCCATGGCCCAAGGTTATTCAGCTATTGAGCCCCAAAGGAATGGGGCGCTGGAAGGTCGTCCAGCCGCGCCGGCAGATCCTCCGGCACCCGAAAGATTTCTCGGCGTCCACCCTTGCCCGGAAGTAGCAGCCCCCGGGATGCCAGCTTCTGCAGATCGCTGCGGGCGGTCTGATGGCTGACACCATGGCTGTTCTGGTGGCAGAGCACCGCATAGCGGAAGCCCGAATGGCTCAGCGCATGCCGCAGCAGGGAGCCGCTGCTGCAGGGTGCCCAGCTCATGGGCCTTGCGCTCCAGATAGGTGTGCAGGCTGCCGATGGCCTGCTGGATCACCTTCACCTGGGCCAGCAGGAAATAGGTGAGGTCGTTGTCGTCGCTCTCGCTGAGCAGGATTGAAAGCTCGTACTGTCCCCGGGCCTTGTTGATCCCCGAGGAGATCGAGATGAATTCAAATAACCAGTAGCCCTGATGGAGCATCGCCCAGTAAAAGAGCGCCCTTGCCGTGCGGCCTGCGGGGCAGCCGGCTGGGCAAAGTTCTTTGAACTTCAAACTTGCTTCAAATTAGAAGATGATTTGACTTCGTTCCTTGCCTACGCTGCCGGTGATCCCGCTCGCTTCTCCGTGAAGGACGCCTCCCGCACCGTGCCGTTCCAGGTGATCGGCGTGGGCGTGGTGCTCAACCCAGGCGGCGAGGTGCTGATCGACCAGCGCCTCAATGAGGGCCTGCTGGGTGGGCTGTGGGAATTCCCCGGCGGCAAGCAGGAGCCCAGCGAGCCGATCGCCGAAACCATTCGCCGCGAGCTGGAGGAGGAGCTGGCGATCGCGGTGGAGGTGGGCGAGGAGCTGGTCGTGATCGAGCACGCCTACGGCCCCAAGCGGCTGCGCTTCGTGGTGCACCTCTGCACCTGGCGCTCGGGGGCGCCCCAGCCCCTGGCCTCCCAGCAGGTGCGCTGGGTGCGGCCCGAGCAGCTGGGCCAATACCCCTTTCCGGCGGCCAATGGGCGGATCATTGCCGCCCTGCTGGAGCGGCTCCAGCTTGGGGTGAACTGAATGCCCATGCCCATGTCCTTCCTGGCGTCGCCGCCCCAGGTGCTGTGTCTGGGGGAGGCCCTGGTGGATCGTCTAGGTCCCCTTGGCGGCGATCCGGCCATCGATTCCCCATGGGATGACCGCCTCGGCGGGGCTCCCGCCAATGTGGCCTGCGCCCTGGCCCGGCTCGGCACCCCGACAGCTTTTCTGGGGCGGCTGGGCCGGGATGGCATCGGCCAGGCGTTTGCTGAGCTATTTGCCGAGCGGGGGGTAGATACCAGAGCCCTCCAGTGGGATGGGGCCCATCCCAGCCGCATTGTGTTGGTGCGGCGCGATGGGGAGGGTGAAAGATATTTTGGCGGTTTTGCCGGCGACGGTGGGTCTGGCTTTGCGGATCAGGCGTTCGACACCACCGAGCTAGCTACCGCACTCGGGCCCCTGCTGGCGACGGCGCGCTGGTTGCTGGTGGGCACCATTGCGCTCGCGTCGCCCTTCGCGGCATCAGCCCTGGGGCTCGCCTGCCGTCAGGCCGCGGCGGCCGGCGTGGCCCTGGCCCTCGATGTCAATTGGCGCCCCACCTTCTGGGATCCGGCCGCCGATCCCGCCAGTGGGCCCTCTGCGGCCCAGATCACCGCCATGGAGCCGCTGCTGCGGCAGGCCGCCCTGGTCAAGTGCGCTGCCGAGGAGGCCCGCTGGCTGTTTGGCAGCGCCGACCCCGCCGTGGTGCGCGCCGCCCTGCCGCAGCACCCGGATGTGGTGGTTACCGACGGCGGGGCGCCGTTGCGTTGGTGCTTCGCCGGCCGCAGCGGAGAGCTGTCCGCCTTCCGGGTGCCGGTGGTCGATAGCACCGGTGCTGGCGATGCCTTCACGGCTGGCCTGCTGCATGGCCTGTTGCACGATCCGTTGTGCAGCCAGCCGGGGCAGCTTTTGCGCTTTGCCAGTGCCTGCGGTGCCCTGGTCTGCCAGGGTGCCGGCGCCATTGATCCCCAGCCCAGTTCCGGCACGGTGCAGGCCTTCCTCGCCCACCGCGTCTGAGGCGGATCGGCTGCCTTGGGCAGCGCGCTCAAGTTGGTGCGCTCAACTCGAGCCGGCGCCCTGCATCGGGGTTGTGGGGGTCGGCCAGGTTGAGGTGCACCTGCCAGCAATTGGCAGGTAGGCCGCTGAGTCGCTCGGGCCACTCCACCGCCAGCAGGGCGCCTAGGGCGCGCGCCTCCTCCTCCTCCTGGGCGAAGAGTTCATCGGCGGCGGCGGGTAGGTCCAGCCGGTAGAGATCGAGGTGCACTAGCCCGCCACCTGCTGCGTCGCCAGTTGCACCACCAGCTGGGCCCCTGATGCCCGCCAGCCGGTAGTGCTGGGCCAGGGCAAAGGTGGGGCTGGTGATCGGTTCGTCGATGCCCAGGCCGGCGGCCAGGCCCTGCACTAGGCAGGTTTTGCCGGCCCCCAGGTCGCCGTGCAATAGCAGGGTGCTGGTGGGGGGCAGCCGGGATGCCAGCTGCCGGCCGAAGGCCAAGGTGGCGGCGGCGTCGGCGAGGTAAAGGCTCACAGCAATTGATTACATAGCTGTAGATTGGTCGATAGCGAGCCCGAAGCCTCGGCGTCTCCGCAGATATTTCCAAACCACGCCCTCCCAGTCGGGAGCGAGCAGTACACCCAGTAAAAACCCATGGTGGCTACCCCCGCGGCTCCTGCACTGCAGAGCACCAACACCTATGTGATTGCCGATCTCGGCCTGGCTGATTTCGGCCGCAAGGAGATTGCGATCGCCGAAACCGAGATGCCCGGCCTGATGGCTCTGCGCGCCAAATACGGTGCTGAGCAGCCCCTCAAGGGAGCGCGCATTGCCGGCTCCCTGCACATGACGATCCAGACCGCCGTTCTGATCGAAACCCTGGTGGCCCTCGGCGCTGAGGTGCGCTGGGCCAGCTGCAACATCTTCTCCACCCAGGATCACGCCGCAGCGGCCATCGCTGCTGCCAATGTGCCGGTGTTCGCCTACAAGGGCGAAACCCTTGATGAATATTGGGCCTTTACCCACCGCATCCTCGAGTGGGGCGATGGCGGCACGCCCAACATGATCCTCGATGACGGCGGCGATGCCACCGGCCTGGTGGTGCTCGGTGCCAAGGCCGAGAGCGATCCCTCGGTGCTCGATAACCCCTCCAACGAAGAGGAAACGGCCCTCTTCAACTCGATTCGCCAGAAGCTGGCAGCCCAGAGCGGCTTCTATTCCCGCATCTACGCCAACATCCAGGGCGTCACCGAGGAGACCACCACCGGTGTGGCCCGCCTTTACCAGATGCAGAAGGCCGGCGAACTGCCTTTCCCTGCGATCAACGTCAACGACTCGGTTACCAAGAGCAAGTTTGACAACCTTTACGGCTGCCGGGAATCCCTGGTGGACAGCATCAAGCGCGCCACCGATGTAATGGTGGCCGGCAAGGTGGCCCTGGTGATGGGCTACGGCGATGTGGGTAAGGGTTCGGCCCAGTCGCTGCGGGGCTTGGGGGCCACCGTGATGATCGCCGAAATCGATCCGATCTGCGCCCTGCAGGCCGCCATGGAGGGCTATCGCGTCGTGCGGCTCGACGACGTGGTGGGCGATGTGGACATCTTCGTAACCGCCACCGGCAACTTCAAGGTGATCACCCACGAGCACCTGATCCAGATGAAGGATCAGGCGATCGTCTGCAACATCGGCCACTTCGACAACGAGATCGACGTGGCTTCGCTCAAGCAGTACCCCTGGGACAACATCAAGCCCCAGGTTGATCACATCCTGCTGCCCTCAGGCAACAAGATCATCCTGCTGGCTGAAGGGCGGCTGGTGAACCTGGGCTGCGCCACCGGCCACCCCAGCTTCGTGATGAGCAACTCGTTCACCAACCAGGTGCTGGCCCAGATCGAACTGTTCACCAAGGGTGCCCAGTACGACAAGCAGGTGTATGTGCTGCCCAAGCATCTCGATGAGATGGTGGCGCGGCTGCACCTCGAGAAGATCGGCGTCAAGCTCACCGAGCTCAGCGCCGAGCAGGCCGCCTACATCAACGTGCCGGTGCAAGGGCCCTACAAGCTCGAGCACTACCGCTACTAAGCCCCCCAGGTCTTGCCCATTTGGGGGTTGACCACGCCCGCCCGCACTGCGTGCGAACAGCGGGCTTTGGTCAACTCCTAACCGGGCCAGGCGATTTGGGAGCGGGCCTAGTTCGCTTTTGGGCTATTGAACTAAGCAGAGCCCTCGCTGGAGTTCCGACGGGGGCTTTTTGTTGGCTTGGGGGCCTCAGGCGCCCCCGGGGGTGCCTGATCAGAAGGGCACTTCCTCTTCGCTGGGGGCGCCGCCGCCAAAGCTGGAGCCACTTCCAGCCATGCCACCGCCATTTTCGGCGTCCCGCTTGGATCCCAGCAGCTCCAGGCGGTCGACGCGGATCACGGGTTTGGTGCGCTCCTCGCCGCTGGCCCGGTCAGTCCAGCGGTCCAGCTTGAAGCTGCCGATGATGCCCACCAGGGCTCCCTTGCGGACGTAGTCGGCGGCTACCTGGGCCTGCTTGCCCCAGATTTCCAGGTTGAACCAGTCGGGTTCGTCTCCGGAACTGCGGCGGTTCACGGCCAGGGTGAGGTTGGCCACCACGCTGCCCGATTCGAAGTAGCGAACTTCCGGGTCGCGGCCGGCCCGGCCGACGAGGGTTATTGAATTGACGCCCATGGCGCTGTCTCCTGTGTTGTTGAGTCAATGATGGGGCACCCGGTTGGGCTGCCACCTTTCATCAGTTCCACCGTTTGGGCCGTCTGTAACACCCCCCTATGATTCAGCCCTTGCAGGCGGACGTCCGTGTTTTTTCGTCGGTTTCGATTTTCGCGGGACATCGGCATTGATCTGGGCACGGCCAACACGTTGATCTTCGTGTCAGGCAAGGGGATCGTGCTCCAGGAGCCCTCCGTGGTGGCCATGGATCTCGAGCGTGGCGTGCCCCTGGCGGTGGGCAATGAGGCCAAGTTGATGCTGGGCCGTACCCCGGGCAACATCCGGGCCGTGCGGCCGCTGCGAGATGGGGTGATCGCCGACTTTGACGCGGCCGAGCAGATGATCAAGACCTTCATCTTCAAGGCGAACGAAGGCCGCGGGATCATGGCTCCCCGCCTGGTGATCGGCATCCCCAGTGGCGTTACCGGCGTGGAGCGTCGGGCCGTGCGCGAAGCCGGTCTCGCTGGCGCCCGGGAGGTGCATCTGATCGACGAACCCGTGGCGGCGGCCATCGGTGCGGGCCTGCCCGTAACCGATCCGGTGGGCACCATGATCGTCGATATCGGCGGCGGCACCACCGAAGTGGCGGTGTTGAGCCTGGGCGGCACCGTGATCAGCGAGTCGGTGCGGGTCGCTGGAGATGAGCTCAGCGAGTCGATTGGCGTCTACCTCAAGAAGGTGCACAACCTGGTGGTCGGTGAGCGCACCGCCGAGGACATCAAAATCCGCATCGGCTCCGCCTTCCCCGACGACCCCCACGACAGCACCTCGATGGATGTGCGTGGGCTGCACCTGCTCTCCGGCCTACCCCGCACCATCAACGTGCGCGCCGGCGACATCCGCGAGGCGATGGCCGAACCCCTCAACGTGATCGTCGAGGCGGTCAAACGCACCCTGGAGCGCACCCCGCCCGAGCTGGCCGCCGACATCGTCGATCGGGGCATCATGTTGGCCGGCGGTGGTGCCCAGGTGCGGGGCATCACTGACCTGATCAGCCACGAGACCGGCATCCTCACCCATGTGGCCGAGGACCCCCTGCTCTGCGTGGTCAATGGCTGCGGCATCGTGCTTGAGGATTACAAGCGGCTGGAGCGCGTGCTCGATACCCCTGATTTCGCACGCCAGACCGTCTGAGCTCCATGCCGCCAGGCCGCCGGCAACGCCTCCCCGCCCTGGGGGGGATTCTTCAGGCCTGGCCCTGGGTGCTGCTGTTGCTGGCCCTGTTGGCCGTGAGGCTCAGTAAGGGGGCTGGCTTTGTCGACGCCTACGCCTTGCTGAGTCGGCCCTTCTGGCCTGGCAGCGCCCAGGGGGAGTGGCTGCGCAGTGCCGAGATTCTCAACAGCCAAACCAGGCTCAGCCAGCTGGAGCTGGACAATCGCCGGCTGCGCTCGCTGTTGCGGCTGCAGACAGGCGGCAAGGGCATGGTGTCGGCGCCGGTGATCTCCCGCCAACCCGGGGGCTGGTGGCAGCAGCTGGTGATCGGTAGCGGCGCCCTGCAGGGCGTCCGCCCAGGCATGAGCGTGACCGCACCAGGGGGCCTGATCGGCCGGGTGGCCAGTGTCACCCCCAGCACGGCAACGGTGGCCCTGCTCACCGATCCGGGCAGCCGCGTGGGGGTCTGGGTGGGCCGCATCCAGAGCCACGGCCTGCTTACGGGGATCGGCACCAGCCGGCCCTTGCTGCGCTTTCTGGAGAAGGATCCCGGCGTGCGTCCAGGCGATGTGGTGGTCACCTCGCCGGCCAGCACCCTGGTGCCGCCCAACCTCACCGTCGGGGTGATCCAATCTGTCGATGAGCGGGCGGTGCCGGCCACCGATGCGGTGGTGCAGCTCAGTGCCCCGCTGGATGCGGTCGACTGGGTGCAGGTGCTGGTGCAGTGAGTCAGCTGACCCGCCACCGATGGTGCCTGGCCACGGCCCTGCTGGTGCCCTGGCTGGTGCTGGCTTCGCCGGGTCCGTTGAAACTCGCCGGGGTGGCGCCAGCCTGGGCTGTGTTGTGGCTCCTGCCCTGGGCGCTGGTGGATGGCCCCCTGTCCGGCGCCCTGGCCGGCCTGGGGTTGGGTCTGGTGCTCGACGGCCTGCATCTGGGCCCGATCAGTGAGATTCCAGCCCTGGCCCTGTTGGGCTGGTGGTGGGGCCGGATGGGGCGCCTTGGCCCGCCGATCGAGCGCAGTTTCAGCCTTGGCCTGCTGGCCCTGATCGGCGCGGCCCTGGTGGGGGGCAGCCTGCTCCTGCAGAGCCTGCTGGCGGGTGGCTGGCCCCTGTTGCCCGCCCTGCACACCTGGCTGGCCCAGACCCTGCTGACGGCCCTTTTGGCACCACCTCTGTGTTCTCTCCAGCTGCTGCTCTGGCGGCGCCAGACCCTGGGGGGGCGAAGCTGAGCTGATGGGAGGCGAGCTGGGCCGGCGTCGATTTCTGGAACTGCTCGGCGCGGGCAGTGGAACGGCCCTGCTGGCGGCGAGCTTGGGCAGCTGCGCTCGGCCCGGCCCCGGGGGAGCTGACGGGCGGGTGCTCAATTTCTGGACCCTGGATTTGGCCCCCAAGTTCAACGCCTATGTGCTGGGGCTGATTGCGGCCTGGGAGGGCCAGAACCCCGGCATCCGGGTGCGCTGGACTGACGTGCCCTGGAGCTCGGTGGAACGCAAGTTGCTGGCTGCGGTCTTCGCCCGCACCGCCCCTGACCTGGTCAATCTCAACCCCCCCTTCGCTGCCAACCTGGCCAGCAAGGGGGGGCTGCGGGATCTCACCGAGGTGTTGCCCGCCGGAGCCGCCGGGGCCTACCTGCCAGCGATCTGGGAGGCGGGGCGCCAGGGGGTAGGGGCTTCGGCCGAGCAGTTCGCCATCCCCTGGTATCTGACCGCCCGAATCAGCATGGCCAATCGCCGGCTGTTGGAGCGCGCCGGCTACGGGGCCCCGCCCCTCCAATGGAGTGGGGTGCCGGCCTATGCGGAGGCGGTTCGCCGTCGCACCGGCCGCTACGCCCTGTTTGTCACCGTCGTGCCCGACGACTCCGCCGAGTTGCTGGAAATCCTGGTGCAGATGGGGGTGCAACTGCTCGACGGGCAGCAGCGGGCCGCATTCAACAGCCCGGCCGGTCGGCGTGCTTTCGCCTTCTGGAGCGACCTCTACCGGCGCGGCCTGCTGCCCCGCGAGGTGGTGAGCCAGGGCTACCGGCGGGCGATTGAGCTCTACCAATCGGGTGACCTGGCCCAGGTGGCGACCGGCCCCGATTTTCTGCGCAACCTGCAGACCAACGCCCCGGGGATCGCCGCCGTGACGGCTCCCTACGTGCCACTCAGCGGGGCCGGCGGTGAGGCCAACGTGGCCGTGATGAACCTGGTCGTGCCCAGGCAGAGCGCCCTGGCGGCGGAGGCGACCCGCTTCGCCCTCTTTCTCACCAACGGCCCCAACCAGCTGGCCTTTGCCGAGCAGGCCAGGGTGCTGCCCTCCAACCAGGTGGCGCTCCAGCAGCTGGAGGCCTCGCTGGAGGCTGCCCTTGGCCCAGCGGGGGCTGCTGCCCAGCCGAATGGCCAGGATTCCCTGGTGCTGCGGGCCCGGTTGCTCTCGGCCCAGACCCTGCGGCGGGCCAGGGTGCTGGTGCCGGCCAGCCCAGGGGTGAAACGGCTGCAGGCGATCGTCTACACCCAGCTGCAGCGGGCCATGCTGGGCCAGGTGGACAGTGATGCCGCCCTGGCCACGGCTGCCGATGAGTGGAACCGCTACGCCCGGGCCCGCTGGGGCTGATATCAGGGTTTCCAGGTTCTGTCTGTTTCTGTAGAAATCCTTAAAAGTGGTCAGAGTGGCTCCAGGGGCGGGGTTCTTGGGGATGACCGGGGGACGCGCCTAGGGGTATGGTTGCGATTCTTCATCTCGGCGCTTTGCCCATGCCCTTGGAGGACAGGCCCAGTACCGGTGATTCCCAGGCTGAGCCCAGGGCCACCGTGATGGTGGTGGACGACGAGGCGGCCGTGCGGCGGGTGCTGGTGATGCGCCTCCAGCTGG
Protein-coding regions in this window:
- a CDS encoding ABC transporter substrate-binding protein, translating into MGGELGRRRFLELLGAGSGTALLAASLGSCARPGPGGADGRVLNFWTLDLAPKFNAYVLGLIAAWEGQNPGIRVRWTDVPWSSVERKLLAAVFARTAPDLVNLNPPFAANLASKGGLRDLTEVLPAGAAGAYLPAIWEAGRQGVGASAEQFAIPWYLTARISMANRRLLERAGYGAPPLQWSGVPAYAEAVRRRTGRYALFVTVVPDDSAELLEILVQMGVQLLDGQQRAAFNSPAGRRAFAFWSDLYRRGLLPREVVSQGYRRAIELYQSGDLAQVATGPDFLRNLQTNAPGIAAVTAPYVPLSGAGGEANVAVMNLVVPRQSALAAEATRFALFLTNGPNQLAFAEQARVLPSNQVALQQLEASLEAALGPAGAAAQPNGQDSLVLRARLLSAQTLRRARVLVPASPGVKRLQAIVYTQLQRAMLGQVDSDAALATAADEWNRYARARWG